The stretch of DNA CAGGCCGACCTGGTGCTGATGCTCGGCTGCGACTTCCCCTACGACGAGTTCCTGCCCGGCCGCTCGACCGTACAGGTGGACCGGGACGCCCGCCGGCTGGGCCGGCGCACCCCGCTGGAGCTGGCCGTGCACGGCGACGTCGCCGCCACGCTGGAGGCGGTGCTGCCGCTGCTGGACCGGCCGCACCCGGAGGAGTTCCTCTTCGACATGCTGCGCCGGCACGAGCGGGCGCTGTCCCGGGTGGTGGAGGCCTACACCCACGACATCGAGCACCACCGGCCGATCCACCCGGAGTACGCGGCCCGGCTGCTGGACGAGGCCGCCCCCGAGGACGCGGTGTTCACCGTGGACACCGGGATGAACAACGTGTGGGCGGCGCGCTACCTGACGCCGAACGGGCGGCGCCGCATCATCGGCTCGTTCACCCACGGCAGCATGGCCAACGCGCTGCCGCACGCGATCGGCGCGGCGTTCGCCGGCGGCGGCCGCCGGGTGGTCTCGCTCTCCGGCGACGGCGGGCTGAGCATGCTGCTGGGCGAGCTGATCACGGTGCGCCAGAACGACCTTCCGGTGACCACCGTGGTCTTCAACAACTCCTCGCTCGGCATGGTCAAGCTGGAGATGATGGTGGACGGGCTGCCCGCCTTCGGCACCGACCACCCGCCGGTGGACTACGCGGCGGTCGCCCGCGCGGTAGGGCTGCCCGCGGTGCGGGTGGAGGACCCGGGCGAAGTGCGCGGCGCGCTCGCCGACGCGCTGTCCGCGGACGGCCCCGCCCTGGTCGAGCTGGTCACCGACTCCAACGCGCTGTCCATCCCGGCGCGGATCAAGGCCGACCAGGTCAAGGGGTTCGCGCTGTCGGCCGGGCGGACCGTGCTGGAGGGCGGGGTGGGCTCGATGATCGAGCTGGCCCGGTCCAACCTGCGCAACATCCCCCGGCCCTGACGGGCCCGCCCCCTTGTCCCGCCGGGGTGCGACAGGGCAGCGTGGGCCCA from Nocardiopsis composta encodes:
- a CDS encoding pyruvate dehydrogenase codes for the protein MARERIADQLVQVLREAGARRIYGVVGDSLNPVVDAVRRSGDLEWVYVRNEEAGAFAAAAEAQLTGELAVCAGSCGPGNTHLVQGLYDARRSGAPVLALASQIPSRQVGTGYFQETRPERLLAEAADFTAELGHAAQMPRLARIAVQHALGGPGVSVLVLPGDVAAASAEAPTGHAVPCVRPATVHPDPAAVRELARLLNGAEKVALFCGAGVREARDQVLSLADALNAPVGHTLRGKEWIQHGNPFDVGMIGLLGYGACHDALHQADLVLMLGCDFPYDEFLPGRSTVQVDRDARRLGRRTPLELAVHGDVAATLEAVLPLLDRPHPEEFLFDMLRRHERALSRVVEAYTHDIEHHRPIHPEYAARLLDEAAPEDAVFTVDTGMNNVWAARYLTPNGRRRIIGSFTHGSMANALPHAIGAAFAGGGRRVVSLSGDGGLSMLLGELITVRQNDLPVTTVVFNNSSLGMVKLEMMVDGLPAFGTDHPPVDYAAVARAVGLPAVRVEDPGEVRGALADALSADGPALVELVTDSNALSIPARIKADQVKGFALSAGRTVLEGGVGSMIELARSNLRNIPRP